The following proteins are co-located in the Rheinheimera salexigens genome:
- a CDS encoding Na+/H+ antiporter subunit E → MMRNRLLPAPFSSLVLFFVWLLLSQSIAAVHIFFGVILAVILPLVTARFRDPQPRIKRPLLALRYMLRVLADIIVANVQVAIIILGPRHKLKPAFVRVPIDLHHSLPLTILANTVSLTPGTVSADIYPHAESIDSSQPLPQRWLLIHVLDLTDEAKLIASIKQRYEAPLKEIFQC, encoded by the coding sequence ATGATGCGCAATCGTTTACTACCGGCTCCTTTTAGTAGCTTAGTATTATTTTTTGTCTGGTTATTATTAAGCCAAAGTATTGCTGCCGTGCATATATTTTTTGGTGTCATTTTGGCTGTTATTTTGCCATTAGTCACCGCCAGATTTCGAGATCCACAACCGCGAATCAAACGACCGTTATTGGCACTACGCTATATGCTACGAGTATTAGCCGATATTATTGTTGCCAATGTGCAAGTGGCGATTATTATCTTGGGGCCGAGACATAAATTAAAGCCCGCTTTTGTGCGGGTGCCCATTGATTTGCACCATAGTTTGCCGCTGACCATACTGGCAAATACCGTGTCTTTGACTCCGGGTACTGTGAGTGCTGATATTTATCCGCATGCTGAATCGATTGACTCTAGTCAGCCATTACCGCAACGTTGGTTATTAATTCATGTCTTAGATTTAACCGATGAAGCCAAGTTAATTGCCTCGATTAAACAGCGGTATGAAGCACCCTTAAAGGAAATATTCCAATGTTAG
- a CDS encoding HPr family phosphocarrier protein: MRCKQDVTIVNHLGLHARAATKLAQLCQQFSAKIQLIQDKQTADASSVLALLMLASSKGKTLQVATEGEDAEQALAAVVSLINNGFDET, encoded by the coding sequence ATGCGATGCAAACAAGACGTCACTATCGTTAACCATCTTGGCTTACATGCGAGAGCCGCCACTAAGTTGGCTCAATTATGCCAGCAGTTTTCAGCGAAAATACAATTAATTCAAGATAAACAAACCGCAGATGCTAGCAGTGTATTAGCGCTATTAATGTTAGCTAGCAGTAAAGGAAAGACCTTGCAAGTTGCGACTGAGGGTGAGGATGCAGAGCAAGCATTAGCCGCAGTAGTCAGTTTAATTAATAATGGCTTTGACGAGACCTAA
- a CDS encoding Na+/H+ antiporter subunit G — MQQFMEWVVVSFLLIGGTFVLIGSIGLMRMPDFFMRLHGPTKATTVGMGGILLSSIFFFSSQGNFSAHELLITIFLLITAPISAHMLIKAAIHHQLKAIDKTQGIENIGDKALVDKTDENAEQ, encoded by the coding sequence ATGCAACAATTTATGGAATGGGTAGTGGTGAGCTTTCTGCTAATTGGTGGCACCTTTGTGCTTATTGGTTCTATTGGTTTGATGAGGATGCCTGACTTTTTTATGCGCTTACATGGCCCAACTAAAGCCACAACTGTGGGCATGGGCGGAATTTTACTCAGCTCTATATTTTTCTTTAGTAGCCAAGGAAACTTTAGTGCTCACGAGCTATTAATTACCATATTTCTATTGATTACAGCGCCAATTAGCGCCCATATGTTAATTAAAGCCGCGATACATCATCAGCTTAAAGCCATCGATAAGACTCAAGGTATAGAGAATATTGGTGATAAAGCACTGGTAGACAAGACCGACGAAAACGCAGAGCAATAA
- a CDS encoding K+/H+ antiporter subunit F, whose protein sequence is MLDNVIILVFAMISLALLLNIWCLFRGPSLPDRLLALDTMYINSIALISLYGLLMRSWLYFEAAVLLAMLGFVSTVAICKFLLRGDIIE, encoded by the coding sequence ATGTTAGACAACGTCATAATTTTAGTGTTTGCCATGATAAGTTTAGCTTTGTTATTAAACATATGGTGTTTATTTCGCGGTCCAAGCTTACCTGATCGCTTGTTAGCGTTAGATACTATGTATATTAATAGCATCGCCTTAATCTCCTTGTATGGCTTGCTAATGCGCTCTTGGTTGTACTTTGAGGCCGCAGTATTGTTAGCGATGTTAGGCTTTGTTAGTACGGTTGCGATATGTAAGTTTTTACTGCGTGGCGATATAATCGAATAG
- a CDS encoding Na+/H+ antiporter subunit C, with amino-acid sequence METLFASCIGFLTSCGVFLMLRGRTFPVMMGLTMLSYAVNLFIFSSGRLTLRGAAVLGNSDNYADPLPQALVLTAIVIGFAMTAFLVILAIRARADLGNDHVDGKLPETGKGQR; translated from the coding sequence ATGGAAACATTGTTTGCCAGCTGTATTGGTTTTTTAACCAGTTGCGGCGTGTTTTTAATGCTTCGCGGCCGCACGTTCCCGGTGATGATGGGTTTAACTATGTTGTCGTATGCGGTTAACTTATTTATTTTCTCGTCAGGTCGACTGACCTTACGCGGCGCGGCGGTATTAGGTAACTCAGATAATTATGCAGATCCCTTACCACAAGCTTTAGTTTTAACCGCCATTGTTATTGGTTTTGCCATGACGGCTTTTTTGGTGATTTTAGCGATTAGAGCACGGGCAGATTTAGGTAATGATCATGTTGATGGTAAATTACCAGAAACAGGCAAGGGGCAGCGTTAA
- a CDS encoding monovalent cation/H+ antiporter subunit D — protein sequence MWHLVVLPIILPMLTALLIILPPIHRRPSRRRWVSMISAGIQFIIAVVLLLQVQQHGLLHYAVGNWQAPFGIVLVADTLSVVMVCLTSFLALGAIIYGSAGEDEKGSFFHPLFQFQVMGINGAFLTGDLFNMFVFFEVLLIASYALLVHGGGKNKTKAALHYVVLNLTGSAVFLIALAVLYGTLGTLNMADMIGKVANIAPEDVMLVKAGGLMLMIVFALKAAILPLQFWLPAAYSSASPAVAALFAVMTKIGVYGLLRVYSTIFGEHAGPLAGIASVWLLPVGLITIVIGAIGVISSKDFRKIVAHLVLISVGTLVTLVSLQTPASASAVVFYTVHSTVVCAALFLIADLVANQRGKAGDRLVPGRRIAQPALLGTMFFIAVLSVTGIPPFSGFIGKLMVLQAVVEPMNKLLIWGVVLSCTLLVIIGLSRAGTTLFWRVSGTESDAEHVKPLQTVAVGWLLLASILLVVFAGPLTQLSQNAASELYDINSLTERVLGSPSFDMTPETLNLIPNITSNISTNTAIGGQ from the coding sequence ATGTGGCATTTAGTGGTTTTACCGATTATTTTGCCTATGCTAACGGCGTTGTTGATTATTTTACCACCAATACATCGTCGGCCATCCAGACGACGCTGGGTCAGTATGATATCGGCAGGTATCCAATTTATTATTGCTGTAGTACTACTATTGCAAGTTCAGCAGCACGGTTTATTACATTATGCAGTAGGTAATTGGCAGGCCCCGTTTGGCATAGTGTTAGTTGCCGATACTCTTTCTGTGGTTATGGTGTGCCTAACCAGCTTTTTAGCCTTGGGTGCTATTATCTATGGTAGTGCTGGCGAAGATGAAAAAGGCTCGTTTTTCCATCCATTATTTCAATTCCAAGTGATGGGCATTAATGGTGCATTTTTAACCGGCGACTTGTTTAATATGTTTGTATTTTTTGAAGTGCTACTTATCGCTTCATACGCTTTATTAGTGCATGGCGGTGGTAAAAATAAAACTAAAGCTGCCCTGCATTATGTCGTACTTAACTTAACGGGATCGGCAGTATTTCTGATTGCTTTAGCTGTGTTATATGGCACCTTAGGCACCTTAAATATGGCAGACATGATTGGCAAAGTTGCCAATATAGCGCCTGAAGATGTCATGCTGGTAAAAGCTGGCGGATTAATGCTGATGATTGTATTTGCGTTAAAAGCCGCAATTTTACCCTTGCAGTTTTGGTTACCTGCTGCTTATTCTTCCGCCTCACCCGCAGTGGCGGCGCTATTTGCGGTTATGACAAAAATTGGTGTCTATGGTTTGCTCCGGGTTTATAGCACTATATTTGGTGAACATGCTGGCCCTTTAGCAGGCATTGCCTCTGTATGGTTATTGCCTGTGGGTTTAATCACTATCGTCATCGGTGCTATAGGTGTGATATCCAGCAAAGATTTTCGTAAAATTGTAGCGCACCTAGTGCTTATTTCTGTAGGAACCTTAGTAACGTTAGTGTCTTTACAAACACCAGCCTCTGCCAGCGCGGTAGTGTTTTATACCGTACATTCAACGGTAGTGTGTGCAGCTTTATTTTTAATTGCCGATTTAGTGGCTAATCAACGCGGCAAAGCAGGTGACCGTTTAGTACCCGGGCGACGTATAGCTCAACCAGCGCTATTAGGTACTATGTTTTTTATTGCTGTGCTGAGTGTTACCGGTATTCCACCGTTTTCCGGTTTTATTGGTAAACTCATGGTATTGCAAGCGGTAGTAGAGCCAATGAATAAACTGCTGATATGGGGCGTGGTATTAAGCTGTACTTTACTGGTCATTATAGGTTTATCTCGGGCTGGTACTACGTTGTTCTGGCGGGTTAGCGGTACAGAATCAGACGCAGAGCATGTCAAACCACTTCAAACAGTCGCAGTGGGTTGGCTATTGCTCGCCAGTATATTGTTAGTCGTCTTTGCTGGCCCACTGACTCAATTAAGCCAAAATGCGGCTAGCGAGCTATACGATATTAACAGCTTAACTGAACGAGTATTGGGTAGCCCAAGTTTTGACATGACACCTGAAACACTTAATCTAATCCCTAATATAACTTCAAATATAAGCACTAACACAGCGATAGGAGGCCAATGA